Proteins from a genomic interval of Helicoverpa zea isolate HzStark_Cry1AcR chromosome 13, ilHelZeax1.1, whole genome shotgun sequence:
- the LOC124635613 gene encoding MFS-type transporter clz9-like: MPRNYVRKMPKRNYKNYSQEALRDCLAAIENKELTQRKASEIYRIPRRTIINQIRLLRRNETPRPPGAPTTFTEEEEKIFVSCIQKLSEHGFPLTSFDLRIVIQSYLDKIGRRVPKFKNNCPGLEWVSSFLKRNAELSQRLAANIKRSRAGTDRETLSDYIQNLAEVLKDVPPENIWNYDETNLCDDPGQKKILTRRGTKYPEIIRDTSKSSTSIMFAGSAEGELLPPYVVYKSKQLWNTWTENGPKNTRYNCSPSGWFDMNIFNDWFFALVLPKLKKQEGPKVLIGDNLSSHISVDVLKACKENNIRFVCLPPNSTHLTQPLDVAFFHPMKVAWRKILTTWKQCEQGIREKTVQKSSFPVLLKKLLADLEENRKENLKSGFRKCGIYPTNANALLERLPKPVDKTAAENSFLETLQAKRVEWTGGVNPKRRRTKLNIVPGRSVTELIDSSLADKENEEPCLEMEAQASTSEPRRTRIHSDSTYAESEISLHDSSNDETMNDMLETMSEEETTVDNARESSKTKKFKPLIKAEGEYVAFTYEGEVFPGIITKINDKGPYISSMKRSLKYWKWPKPKDEIQYTWNEVLGCISAPKKIGRREFYTVPDLDQIWGT, encoded by the coding sequence atgcCTCGGAATTATGTAAGGAAAATGCctaaaagaaattataaaaattattcacAAGAGGCTCTTCGAGATTGTCTAGCAGcaatagaaaataaagaattaacGCAAAGGAAGGCTAGTGAAATATATAGGATTCCACGAAGGACTATTATAAACCAAATTAGGCTCTTACGACGCAACGAAACACCAAGGCCGCCTGGAGCACCTACAACATTCACGGAGGAAGAAGAAAAAATTTTCGTATCGTGCATACAAAAATTGAGCGAGCATGGTTTTCCTCTTACAAGTTTCGATTTGCGTATTGTAATACAATCTTATCTGGACAAGATTGGGAGAAGAGTTCCCAAGTTTAAAAACAACTGCCCAGGCTTGGAATGGGTGTCGagttttttgaaaagaaatgCTGAATTGTCACAGCGCCTCGCTGCTAATATAAAGCGCAGTAGAGCTGGCACTGATCGGGAAACTCTTTCAGATTATATTCAAAATTTAGCAGAGGTGTTAAAAGATGTTCCACCAGAAAATATTTGGAATTACGATGAGACGAATTTATGTGATGACCCTGGGCAAAAAAAGATTTTGACGAGAAGAGGCACCAAATACCCCGAAATTATAAGAGATACATCCAAAAGTTCTACATCGATCATGTTTGCTGGAAGTGCTGAAGGAGAATTACTTCCGCCATACGTCGTCTATAAATCTAAGCAGCTATGGAATACTTGGACAGAAAATGGGCCGAAAAATACTCGCTACAATTGTAGTCCTTCCGGATGGTTCGACATGAACATATTCAATGACTGGTTTTTCGCACTTGTACTGCCAAAGCTCAAAAAACAGGAAGGCCCTAAAGTCCTCATAGGCGACAATCTATCGTCACATATTTCGGTAGATGTTCTTAAAGcttgcaaagaaaataacatacgGTTCGTGTGTCTTCCTCCGAACAGCACCCACTTGACGCAACCACTCGATGTCGCCTTCTTTCATCCAATGAAAGTTGCATGGCGGAAAATTCTAACGACATGGAAGCAGTGCGAACAAGGCATACGGGAAAAAACTGTTCAAAAGAGCAGTTTTCCAGTCTTACTTAAAAAACTTCTTGCGGATTTAgaagaaaatagaaaagaaaacttaaaatccGGTTTCAGGAAATGTGGGATTTATCCGACCAATGCAAATGCCTTATTAGAGAGATTGCCTAAACCTGTTGATAAGACTGCGGCAGAAAATTCTTTTTTGGAAACACTTCAAGCCAAGAGAGTGGAATGGACTGGAGGCGTTAACCCGAAAAGACGACGAACGAAACTCAACATAGTTCCGGGAAGAAGTGTCACGGAGCTGATAGACAGTTCACTGGCGGACAAAGAAAACGAGGAGCCATGTCTTGAAATGGAAGCCCAGGCCTCGACTTCAGAACCTCGTCGTACAAGAATTCATAGCGACAGTACATATGCCGAGAGTGAAATATCTCTTCATGACTCTTCAAACGATGAAACAATGAATGATATGCTGGAGACAATGTCAGAAGAAGAGACAACCGTAGACAATGCCAGGGAaagttctaaaacaaaaaaatttaaaccaCTCATAAAGGCCGAAGGAGAATATGTAGCTTTCACATACGAAGGGGAAGTCTTCCCAGGCATCATCACGAAAATCAATGATAAAGGACCGTACATATCCTCAATGAAAAGGTCTCTCAAATATTGGAAATGGCCAAAACCAAAGGATGAGATCCAATACACTTGGAATGAAGTTCTTGGATGTATATCTGCACCGAAGAAAATTGGTCGACGTGAATTTTATACTGTTCCTGATCTCGATCAAATTTGGGGGACCTAA
- the LOC124635610 gene encoding uncharacterized protein LOC124635610, with product MDRFITKRKRDPPDNNSSQNSNQPTKPGHSTKKKCLSPSIPGPSCTDALIIIKPTQPQESNPSNDFSLLDESNLSNKKKPQALLDTCNENEEIQIATSNEEHKKNIPTKSKKASDKTEKHLYVFSEKWLEIKELSEWLVSDTVKGTISAKCKYCQTTLPNHKPHLIRHSETDKHKSIMKAIKSTSNIKESLKPSDEDLSVKRGELKIAAMLATNNLPFLLSDTLVSLIADICPDSKIAQKMKMGRTKATAVVTQILGPSLQSTLHDYLKQPGNFFCLIMDETTDVGTKKQCAMTVIYCDKEFKIKTEFFDLLEMASGTADDLYNALIQSVETKNIPLENLVGFSSDTTNVMVGEYNSVFAKLKERLPNIVCVRCSCHMIHLAASKACLQLPKSVEDMLRNIGSHFSRSHNRQQKLAEMQRFYQTQIHQILLPATTRWLSLKACVDRTLEQYPALEAYFRLEIVEDPSRITESIIFSLRNQFTKFYLEFMAYVLDLLNDFNITFQSESPLLHKLKPAVEGLIRTIASNFIDLHHVKNTPPLEIEHKNPRLYLPLENLYLGVSVDSSLKEVQNDVRKEDLERFKLDCLAFYVEVIEQIKQRFIFTDPIYDIIQIVEPKIIKSFDPQMITSILNRFPFLAPTYLNKSALINEWREYCLLDLASVDDSISIQMNAADFWTKVFKLKDIAGTEKFKNLKILIGFLLILPFSNASVERVFSKLKLIKTEHRNRLNTETIAALMAISSSIQQQGGIHNFEPSSSMLNKKIKY from the coding sequence ATGGACAGATTTATAACGAAGCGAAAACGTGACCCTCCTGATAATAATAGCTCTCAAAATAGTAACCAGCCTACTAAACCTGGTCATTCAACTAAGAAGAAATGTTTAAGTCCTAGTATCCCTGGCCCTTCATGTACTGAtgcactaataataataaaacctaCCCAGCCACAAGAATCAAATCCTTCCAACGACTTCAGTTTGCTAGACGAATCAAATctatctaacaaaaaaaaaccacaaGCCTTACTTGATACTTGTAACGAAAATGAAGAAATCCAGATAGCAACAAGTAATGAAgagcataaaaaaaatattccaaccAAATCTAAAAAAGCATCGGATAAGACTGAAAaacatttatatgtttttagCGAGAAATGGTTAGAAATTAAAGAACTTTCAGAGTGGCTAGTTTCAGACACAGTTAAAGGCACAATCAGTGCAAAATGCAAATACTGTCAAACTACGTTACCCAACCACAAGCCGCACTTGATACGACACTCTGAAACTGATAAACACAAATCAATAATGAAAGCCATTAAATCCACATCAAATATTAAAGAATCATTAAAACCATCAGATGAAGATCTCTCAGTAAAAAGAGGTGAGCTTAAAATTGCTGCAATGCTGgctacaaataatttaccattCCTCTTATCAGACACTCTAGTTAGCTTAATAGCGGACATTTGCCCCGATTCGAAAATTGCTCAGAAGATGAAGATGGGTCGTACGAAAGCAACAGCAGTTGTAACACAAATTTTAGGGCCCAGTCTTCAAAGTACTTTGCATGATTATTTAAAACAACCCGGTAATTTCTTTTGCCTAATAATGGACGAAACAACTGATGTTGGCACAAAAAAACAATGTGCGATGACAGTGATATATTGTGacaaagaatttaaaataaaaacagaattcTTCGATTTGCTGGAAATGGCCTCAGGTACGGCTGATGACTTGTATAACGCATTAATACAGAGCGTTGAAACTAAAAATATCCCACTAGAAAACTTAGTGGGATTTTCTTCAGACACGACGAACGTGATGGTCGGCGAATATAATTCTGTGTTCGCCAAATTGAAAGAAAGACTTCCTAACATAGTGTGTGTCCGCTGCTCTTGCCATATGATTCATTTGGCTGCCTCCAAAGCTTGTCTACAACTGCCAAAATCAGTAGAAGATATGTTACGGAACATTGGCTCCCATTTCAGCCGCAGCCACAACCGACAACAGAAGCTTGCAGAAATGCAACGCTTCTACCAAACACAAATTCATCAGATTCTTTTGCCGGCAACAACCCGGTGGCTTTCTTTAAAGGCATGTGTCGACCGAACGCTGGAACAGTATCCTGCACTGGAAGCCTATTTCAGACTTGAAATAGTGGAAGATCCGTCCAGAATAACTGAAAGTATCATTTTCAGTTTGCGTAACCAGTTTACAAAATTTTATCTCGAGTTCATGGCATATGTGCTAGACCTGCTAAATGACTTCAATATTACTTTTCAGTCTGAATCGCCATTACTTCATAAACTGAAACCTGCCGTAGAAGGGCTCATCCGCACAATTGCAAGTAACTTCATTGATTTACATCACGTCAAAAACACGCCTCCTCTAGAGATCGAACATAAAAACCCAAGGTTGTACTTGCCTTTGGAAAATTTGTACCTTGGTGTTTCTGTGGACTCAAGCCTCAAGGAGGTTCAAAATGATGTTAGAAAAGAGGACCTGGAAAGATTCAAACTAGATTGCCTGGCATTTTATGTTGAAGTAAtagaacaaataaaacaaagatttaTATTTACAGACCCAATATATGACATAATCCAAATAGTCGaaccaaaaattataaaatcgttTGATCCACAAATGATAACTTCAATTTTAAACAGATTTCCTTTTTTAGCCCCCACATATCTGAATAAAAGTGCATTAATAAACGAATGGCGGGAGTACTGTTTATTAGATCTGGCAAGTGTGGACGACAGTATATCGATTCAAATGAATGCTGCTGATTTTTGgacaaaagtatttaaattaaaggaCATAGCTGGTAcagaaaaattcaaaaatttgaAAATCCTGATAGGATTTCTATTAATTCTGCCTTTTTCTAATGCCTCAGTGGAAAGAGTATTTAGCAAACTAAAGCTGATAAAGACTGAACATCGGAATCGTCTCAATACCGAAACTATTGCTGCATTAATGGCTATTAGTTCATCTATACAGCAACAAGGTGGTATACACAATTTTGAACCCAGCTCTTCTATGTTAAATAAGAAGATAaagtactaa